Proteins from a genomic interval of Nocardia sp. BMG51109:
- the ligA gene encoding NAD-dependent DNA ligase LigA yields METGERIRELADRVVALRDAYYRGSPLVADAEYDAIEDELRGLVEAHPDLTPDPNPLEQVGAPAVLHAPIRHSRPMLSLEKATEPEQVVAFFGRFPGQSVVVMPKLDGLSLALVFEEGRLVRAVTRGDGSTGDDVTVLVRALVDGVPERIGVPGRVEVRGEAVMLRSTFAAYNTTHPDKPLINPRNAAAGTLRAKDPATVSERRLQFFGFDLEASAGGAAVDLQEGLRALGIEGAHMWHCADAERAQAAIAAIEQGRNELDYDIDGAVLRLADRDAYAAAGTRSSSPRGALAFKFAAEEKTTVLAEVVWDVGKTGKIVPVAWLEPVFVGGTTVTKATLANQEVIRARDIKVGDTVLVRRAGDVIPFVAGVLDASRRTGEEREIVPPAVCPSCGQPVTEQGNSRELFCTNVSCPAQTVRRLIHWASRAAADIDAIGQVWIERLAEAGILENPSDFYTLTRERLLEFDRIGEVSAARMIDSIEASRRVGLRRALIGLAIPMASDGTAARLARAGFGSLEEVADAGEERLVAVEDIGPKVAASLVEHLTRLRPELERLRAAGVCLDVREEDLPPVVAAGAPLAGKTVVITGALSDPRSGEKVARPTFQRLCEKAGATAASSVSANTDLLVTGAGVGESKLAKAEKLGVEVVDQGEIWNLLIAAKVV; encoded by the coding sequence GTGGAGACTGGGGAACGTATCCGGGAGCTCGCGGACCGTGTCGTGGCGCTGCGCGATGCCTACTATCGGGGCTCGCCGCTGGTCGCGGACGCCGAGTACGACGCGATCGAAGACGAGCTGCGTGGTCTGGTCGAGGCGCACCCCGACCTCACGCCGGACCCGAATCCGCTGGAGCAGGTCGGCGCGCCCGCGGTGCTGCACGCCCCGATCCGGCACTCGCGTCCGATGTTGTCGCTCGAGAAGGCCACCGAGCCGGAGCAGGTCGTGGCGTTCTTCGGCCGTTTTCCCGGCCAGTCGGTGGTGGTGATGCCGAAGCTCGACGGGTTGTCGCTGGCGTTGGTGTTCGAGGAGGGCCGGCTGGTGCGTGCCGTGACCCGGGGTGACGGCAGCACCGGTGACGATGTGACGGTGCTGGTCCGCGCGTTGGTCGATGGCGTTCCCGAGCGGATCGGCGTCCCGGGGCGGGTGGAGGTGCGTGGTGAGGCGGTGATGCTGCGTTCGACCTTCGCTGCCTACAACACCACGCACCCGGACAAGCCGCTGATCAATCCGCGCAACGCCGCAGCGGGCACGCTGCGCGCGAAGGATCCGGCCACGGTGTCCGAGCGCCGCTTGCAGTTCTTCGGCTTCGACCTGGAAGCCTCTGCGGGCGGTGCGGCGGTCGACCTGCAGGAGGGGCTGCGGGCGTTGGGGATCGAAGGTGCGCACATGTGGCACTGTGCCGACGCGGAGCGGGCGCAGGCGGCGATCGCCGCGATCGAGCAGGGCCGCAACGAGCTGGATTACGACATCGACGGCGCCGTGCTGCGGCTGGCCGATCGTGATGCCTACGCGGCGGCCGGGACTCGGTCGAGTTCCCCGCGGGGTGCGCTGGCGTTCAAGTTCGCCGCTGAGGAGAAGACCACGGTGCTGGCCGAGGTGGTGTGGGACGTCGGCAAGACGGGCAAGATCGTTCCGGTCGCGTGGCTGGAGCCGGTGTTCGTGGGCGGCACGACGGTCACGAAGGCGACACTGGCCAACCAGGAGGTGATCCGCGCCCGCGACATCAAGGTCGGTGACACGGTACTGGTGCGGCGCGCGGGCGACGTGATCCCGTTCGTGGCCGGTGTGCTCGATGCTTCCCGGCGCACGGGCGAGGAGCGTGAGATCGTGCCGCCCGCCGTCTGCCCGTCGTGCGGGCAGCCGGTGACCGAGCAGGGCAACAGCCGGGAACTGTTCTGCACCAACGTCTCCTGTCCGGCGCAGACGGTGCGGAGGCTGATCCACTGGGCGTCGCGGGCCGCGGCGGATATCGACGCCATCGGGCAGGTGTGGATAGAACGCCTGGCCGAGGCGGGCATCCTGGAGAACCCGTCGGACTTCTACACGCTGACCAGGGAGCGCCTGCTCGAGTTCGACCGGATCGGCGAGGTGTCGGCCGCCCGCATGATCGACTCGATCGAGGCGAGTCGCCGGGTCGGCCTGCGCCGCGCGTTGATCGGCCTGGCGATCCCGATGGCCTCCGACGGCACCGCCGCCCGCCTGGCCCGGGCGGGATTCGGTTCTCTGGAGGAGGTCGCCGACGCGGGCGAGGAACGGCTCGTGGCGGTGGAAGACATCGGACCGAAGGTCGCTGCCTCCCTGGTCGAGCACCTGACCCGCCTGCGCCCGGAACTGGAACGGCTGCGCGCGGCGGGCGTCTGTCTGGACGTGCGCGAGGAGGATCTGCCACCGGTCGTCGCGGCCGGTGCGCCCTTGGCAGGCAAGACCGTGGTGATCACCGGCGCTCTCAGCGACCCACGCTCCGGCGAGAAGGTCGCTCGCCCGACGTTCCAGCGCCTGTGTGAGAAGGCGGGCGCGACGGCAGCGTCCTCGGTGTCGGCGAACACCGACCTGCTCGTCACCGGTGCGGGGGTCGGCGAGAGCAAGCTGGCCAAGGCGGAGAAACTGGGTGTCGAGGTCGTCGACCAAGGCGAGATCTGGAACCTGTTGATCGCCGCCAAGGTTGTCTAG
- a CDS encoding NtaA/DmoA family FMN-dependent monooxygenase (This protein belongs to a clade of FMN-dependent monooxygenases, within a broader family of flavin-dependent oxidoreductases, the luciferase-like monooxygenase (LMM) family, some of whose members use coenzyme F420 rather than FMN.) yields MTKQRHLHLNLVANDLNLHQGAYKYERAQGVPERSTFERLLEYGAFGDEGLFTALFVGDIPGMQGSPAFDGGPAEPITALTAISQHTEHVGLIATASTTFYDPYNLARLLASLDQVSDGRAGYNAVTSVIDRFALNYSLHDHLDRAARYQRADEFLQVLRALWDNRAMRRDPDGRTRFHAEPIDHRGNLFQVSGPLNIAPSRQHRPLIAQAGGSGPGIAVAAKHAEMVFTNSSTRASAAAYREALDKALVEQGRTPGSVPAVPGLIPYLGRTAQEAEEKLRELDSHVDWEPLAPFALGQFGIDIPLDDITEPFPTHLLPRPEDVEETIKSTFGNYVGLYNWIQERPDVTVREVVAQAVGRGGATHRKFVGTYDDLVDDFAAWHDDGNVGGFNLMFAAGSTAIREFIDEVVPRLIDRGIYPSTPTDLPLRERFRD; encoded by the coding sequence ATGACAAAGCAACGCCATCTGCATCTGAACCTGGTAGCCAACGACCTCAACTTGCACCAGGGAGCCTACAAATACGAACGGGCGCAGGGCGTTCCCGAACGCAGCACCTTCGAGCGCCTGCTCGAGTACGGCGCGTTCGGCGACGAGGGTCTGTTCACCGCCTTGTTCGTCGGCGACATCCCCGGCATGCAGGGGTCCCCGGCATTCGACGGCGGACCGGCCGAGCCCATCACCGCACTGACCGCGATCTCCCAGCACACCGAGCACGTCGGCCTGATCGCGACGGCGTCGACGACCTTCTACGACCCGTACAACCTGGCCCGGCTGCTGGCCTCGCTCGACCAGGTCTCCGACGGCCGCGCCGGATACAACGCGGTCACCTCGGTGATCGATCGGTTCGCGCTGAACTACAGCCTGCACGACCATCTGGATCGCGCGGCGCGCTATCAACGCGCCGACGAGTTCCTTCAGGTCCTGCGAGCATTGTGGGACAACCGAGCGATGCGCCGCGATCCCGACGGCCGCACCCGGTTCCACGCCGAACCGATCGACCACCGGGGCAACCTGTTTCAGGTCTCCGGACCACTCAACATCGCGCCCAGCCGACAGCACCGGCCGCTCATCGCGCAGGCCGGCGGGTCGGGTCCCGGTATCGCAGTCGCCGCCAAACACGCCGAGATGGTCTTCACCAACTCCTCCACCCGCGCGAGCGCCGCGGCCTACCGCGAGGCACTGGACAAGGCGCTCGTCGAACAGGGCCGGACCCCGGGCTCGGTTCCGGCCGTCCCCGGTCTCATCCCCTACCTCGGCCGGACCGCGCAAGAGGCCGAGGAGAAATTGCGGGAACTGGACAGTCACGTCGATTGGGAACCGCTCGCCCCATTCGCGCTGGGACAGTTCGGCATCGACATTCCGCTCGACGACATCACCGAGCCGTTCCCCACCCATCTGCTACCGCGCCCGGAAGACGTCGAGGAGACGATCAAGAGCACCTTCGGCAACTACGTCGGGCTCTACAACTGGATTCAGGAGCGCCCCGATGTCACCGTGCGCGAGGTCGTCGCACAGGCGGTCGGCCGCGGCGGCGCGACGCACCGCAAATTCGTAGGCACCTACGACGACCTCGTCGACGACTTCGCGGCCTGGCACGACGACGGCAACGTCGGCGGTTTCAACCTCATGTTCGCAGCGGGTTCGACAGCCATCCGGGAGTTCATCGACGAGGTCGTGCCCCGCCTCATCGACCGCGGCATCTATCCCAGCACCCCCACCGATCTCCCGCTGCGTGAACGATTCCGAGACTGA
- a CDS encoding class I SAM-dependent methyltransferase produces the protein MAYEHPLAYVLGLEGIALLRAFAGEHDRDFVDARIAEIRRVLADHAFEGVDVEHLSTVDGYRIWSATYDNPDNPAFDFDEGIVRAVAGTVPHGVALDAACGTGRVAAMLADCGHRVIGVDNSAEMLAHAEKRLPRADFRPGELQQLPVETDGVDVVVCSLALTHVPDLAPVFGEFARVLRPGGHLVIADIHPEQVARSRVPAIRGADGAAGRVRSYHHRTGDYVRAGIDAGLAIRSCDEPVTASPLRDRTADPGPWEAWPWSLDLLAPEAAHAAHLGVPSMILWHWQAPATTALDSANASTRRRPGPRRSTM, from the coding sequence GTGGCCTATGAACATCCGCTGGCGTATGTGCTGGGACTGGAAGGGATCGCGCTGCTGCGCGCATTCGCGGGGGAACACGACCGGGACTTCGTCGACGCGCGCATCGCCGAGATCCGGCGGGTACTGGCCGACCACGCATTCGAGGGTGTGGACGTCGAACACCTGAGCACCGTCGACGGCTACCGGATCTGGTCCGCGACCTACGACAATCCCGATAATCCGGCGTTCGATTTCGACGAGGGGATCGTTCGCGCGGTCGCGGGCACTGTGCCGCACGGTGTCGCGCTCGATGCCGCGTGCGGCACCGGGCGGGTCGCGGCAATGCTGGCGGACTGCGGGCACCGGGTCATCGGCGTCGACAATTCGGCGGAAATGCTCGCCCACGCGGAAAAGCGCTTGCCGCGAGCCGACTTCAGGCCCGGCGAGCTGCAACAGCTACCCGTCGAGACCGACGGCGTCGACGTGGTGGTGTGCTCATTGGCCCTTACCCACGTGCCGGACCTGGCGCCCGTTTTCGGCGAGTTCGCCCGTGTGCTCCGGCCCGGTGGCCATCTGGTGATCGCGGACATCCACCCCGAACAGGTTGCGCGCAGCCGAGTCCCTGCCATCCGCGGCGCCGACGGAGCGGCCGGACGGGTGCGGTCCTACCACCACCGCACCGGCGACTACGTGCGCGCCGGTATTGATGCAGGCCTAGCCATCCGGAGCTGCGACGAGCCCGTCACTGCCTCGCCCCTCCGCGACCGGACCGCCGACCCGGGCCCGTGGGAAGCCTGGCCCTGGTCACTCGACCTTCTCGCGCCGGAGGCGGCCCACGCCGCACACCTCGGCGTTCCATCGATGATCCTGTGGCACTGGCAGGCACCGGCGACCACTGCCCTCGACTCGGCCAACGCCTCCACTCGCCGACGGCCGGGACCGCGGCGATCGACGATGTAG
- a CDS encoding helix-turn-helix transcriptional regulator: MEAVLQRDALARFGHALSDATRTQILLSLRAGPAYPSELAEQIGVSRQILSNHLACLRGCGLVVAVPEGRRSRYELADHRIAAALGDLLGLVLAVDPACCPTADSEGCC; the protein is encoded by the coding sequence GTGGAAGCCGTGTTGCAGCGTGACGCGCTGGCCCGCTTCGGGCACGCGTTGTCGGACGCGACCCGCACTCAGATCCTGCTGAGCCTTCGTGCCGGTCCGGCGTATCCGTCGGAGCTGGCCGAGCAGATCGGGGTGTCGCGGCAGATTCTGTCGAATCACCTTGCCTGTCTTCGTGGTTGCGGCCTGGTTGTCGCGGTTCCGGAAGGGCGGCGCAGCCGCTACGAACTTGCCGACCACCGCATCGCCGCCGCCCTCGGCGACCTGCTCGGGCTGGTGCTGGCCGTCGATCCGGCCTGCTGCCCGACTGCCGACTCGGAAGGATGCTGCTGA
- a CDS encoding cation transporter has protein sequence MSAPLGMPSPSAVPPAGPSAQRRALLARRIRWFVAATISYNVVEASIALAEGARVSSTALIGFGLDSVIEVSSAAAVAWQFVGRDPEAREKIALRIIAFSFFALAAYVTVDSVRGLLGVGEAEPSPIGIGVAAASLVIMPVLSAAQRRAGRELGSASAVADSKQTLLCTYLSAVLFIGLLLNSLFGWSWADPIAALVIAAIALREGINAWRGDTCCPAPATFVTGERQRAGHACDCCDRLPVPPRTR, from the coding sequence ATGTCCGCGCCGCTCGGGATGCCGTCGCCCTCGGCCGTTCCGCCGGCGGGCCCGTCGGCACAGCGGCGGGCGCTGCTGGCGCGGCGGATCCGCTGGTTCGTCGCCGCCACCATCTCCTACAACGTCGTCGAGGCGAGCATCGCCCTCGCCGAAGGCGCGCGGGTGTCGTCGACCGCGTTGATCGGGTTCGGCCTGGACTCGGTGATCGAGGTGTCCTCCGCGGCGGCGGTGGCATGGCAGTTCGTCGGCCGCGACCCTGAGGCACGAGAGAAGATCGCGCTGCGGATCATCGCGTTCTCGTTCTTCGCCCTCGCCGCCTATGTCACCGTCGACTCGGTCCGCGGGCTGCTCGGCGTCGGCGAAGCCGAGCCCTCTCCGATCGGAATCGGTGTGGCCGCGGCCAGTTTGGTGATCATGCCGGTTTTGTCGGCCGCTCAGCGCCGCGCGGGACGCGAACTCGGCTCCGCGTCCGCGGTCGCCGACTCCAAACAGACCCTGCTGTGCACCTACCTGTCGGCCGTGCTGTTCATCGGACTGTTGCTCAACAGCCTGTTCGGATGGTCGTGGGCCGACCCGATCGCCGCTCTCGTGATCGCCGCGATCGCCCTCAGGGAAGGCATCAACGCCTGGCGCGGCGACACGTGCTGCCCCGCACCCGCCACGTTCGTGACCGGTGAACGACAGCGGGCCGGGCACGCCTGCGACTGCTGCGACCGACTACCTGTTCCACCTCGAACTCGCTGA
- a CDS encoding helix-turn-helix transcriptional regulator produces the protein MSKPRLPLTVTGVCDPGPLVRQPLTAADAEDLAGVFKALSDPVRLRLLSAIAARAGQEACVCDVSDGLEVSQPTISHHLKVLREAGVLTSERRASWVYYRVVPAALRRLSDVLAAEAGLGVTA, from the coding sequence ATGTCTAAACCGAGGTTGCCCCTCACTGTGACCGGAGTTTGCGACCCGGGGCCACTGGTCCGTCAGCCGTTGACCGCGGCGGATGCGGAGGATCTGGCGGGGGTGTTCAAAGCGTTGTCGGATCCGGTGCGGTTGCGGTTGCTGTCGGCTATCGCGGCTCGTGCGGGGCAGGAGGCGTGCGTGTGCGACGTGTCCGACGGTCTCGAGGTATCCCAGCCGACGATCTCCCATCATCTGAAGGTGCTGCGTGAGGCCGGTGTGCTGACCAGTGAGCGGCGGGCGTCGTGGGTGTACTACCGGGTGGTTCCCGCCGCGCTGCGACGGTTGTCGGACGTGTTGGCGGCCGAGGCCGGGCTGGGGGTGACCGCGTGA
- the arsB gene encoding ACR3 family arsenite efflux transporter gives MTTTAEHPAVVGKLSTLDRFLPVWIGAAMAAGLLLGRLVPGLGDALSAVEVEGISLPIAVGLLVMMYPVLAKVRYDRLDSVTGDRGLLLGSLILNWVIGPALMFALAWLLLPDLPEYRTGLIIVGLARCIAMVIIWNDLACGDREAAAVLVALNSVFQVIMFAVLGWFYLSVLPGWLGLEQTTIDTSPWQIAKSVLIFLGIPLLAGFLTRRLGERAKGRTWYESTLLPRLGPWALYGLLFTIVILFALQGEQITSRPLDVIRIAFPLLIYFALMWGGGYLLGVVMRLGYARTTTMAFTAAGNNFELAIAVAIATYGAASGQALAGVVGPLIEVPVLVGLVYVSLALRKRFPATTSATEPSGAPS, from the coding sequence GTGACCACGACTGCTGAGCATCCTGCGGTGGTCGGGAAGCTGTCGACGCTGGACCGGTTCCTGCCGGTGTGGATCGGCGCGGCGATGGCCGCGGGCCTGCTGCTCGGGCGTCTGGTCCCTGGCTTGGGTGATGCGCTGAGTGCTGTTGAGGTGGAGGGGATTTCGCTGCCGATCGCGGTCGGGTTGCTGGTGATGATGTATCCGGTGCTGGCGAAAGTGCGCTACGACCGCCTCGATTCGGTGACCGGCGACCGCGGCCTGCTACTGGGCTCGCTGATCCTGAACTGGGTGATCGGCCCGGCGCTGATGTTCGCGCTCGCGTGGTTGTTGCTGCCGGACCTGCCCGAGTACCGCACCGGGCTGATCATCGTCGGTCTCGCGAGATGTATTGCGATGGTGATCATCTGGAACGACCTCGCCTGCGGGGACCGCGAGGCCGCCGCCGTGCTGGTGGCGCTGAACTCGGTGTTCCAGGTGATCATGTTCGCCGTGCTGGGCTGGTTTTACCTGTCCGTGCTGCCCGGCTGGCTCGGCCTGGAACAGACCACGATCGATACCTCCCCGTGGCAGATCGCGAAATCGGTGCTGATCTTCCTCGGTATCCCGCTGCTGGCCGGGTTCCTCACCCGCCGCCTCGGCGAGCGCGCGAAGGGCCGCACCTGGTACGAGTCCACACTGCTGCCCCGGCTGGGGCCGTGGGCGTTGTACGGGTTGCTGTTCACGATCGTGATCCTGTTCGCGTTGCAGGGCGAGCAGATCACTTCCCGACCGCTCGACGTGATACGCATCGCGTTCCCGCTGCTGATCTACTTCGCGCTCATGTGGGGCGGCGGCTACCTGCTCGGCGTTGTGATGCGGCTCGGGTATGCACGGACAACGACGATGGCGTTCACGGCGGCGGGCAACAACTTCGAACTCGCGATCGCGGTCGCGATCGCCACCTACGGCGCCGCGTCCGGCCAGGCCCTGGCGGGGGTGGTGGGCCCGCTGATCGAGGTGCCGGTCCTGGTCGGCCTGGTCTACGTGTCCCTCGCGCTGCGAAAACGCTTCCCCGCCACCACATCCGCGACCGAACCCTCCGGAGCCCCGTCATGA
- a CDS encoding arsenate reductase ArsC: MTPTPGDSVKPSVLFVCVHNAGRSQMAYGFLTHLAGDRVEVRSAGSAPAESINPAAVEAMREVGIDLTAQAPKILAPDAVQASDVVITMGCGDACPYFPGVEYRDWVLDDPAGLGVEAVRPIRDQIRKLVEDLVAELLPARG, encoded by the coding sequence ATGACTCCCACACCCGGTGACTCGGTGAAGCCGAGTGTGTTGTTCGTGTGCGTCCACAACGCGGGCCGCTCCCAGATGGCCTACGGGTTCCTCACGCATCTGGCTGGGGATCGGGTCGAGGTGCGCTCGGCGGGGTCGGCGCCGGCGGAGTCGATCAATCCGGCCGCGGTCGAGGCCATGCGCGAGGTCGGGATCGACCTCACCGCCCAGGCCCCGAAGATCCTCGCTCCCGACGCGGTGCAGGCATCGGATGTGGTGATCACGATGGGTTGCGGGGATGCCTGCCCGTATTTTCCGGGTGTGGAGTATCGCGATTGGGTTCTCGACGACCCGGCCGGTCTCGGGGTGGAGGCGGTGCGGCCGATCCGTGATCAGATCCGCAAGCTCGTCGAGGATCTGGTTGCCGAGTTGCTCCCGGCTCGCGGCTGA
- a CDS encoding APC family permease, giving the protein MARRLGVGDAVVIGLGAMIGAGIFAALAPAARAAGSGLLIGLAVAAVVAYCNATSSARLAARYPASGGTYVYGRERLGEFWGYLAGWAFVVGKTASCAAMALTVGLYAWPQYAHAVAAATVVALTVVNYAGVQKSAWLTRLIVAVVLAVLAAVTVVAFGSGTADTGFLDLGSDVTVAGVLQAAGLLFFAFAGYARIATLGEEVRDPARTIPRAIPIALVVTLGVYAVVAVAALLVLGPQRLAAATAPLSEVVAAAGVGRLEPVVRAGAAVAALGSLLALILGVSRTTLAMARDRHLPRPLAAVHPRYRVPHRAEIAVGAVVAVVAATADLRAAIGFSSFGVLLYYAVANAAAWTLTRAENRPPRVIPVLGLLGCLTLALTLPLSAALTGAAVVAAGAGVYGLRRLLTDNPANDTAERQSPMRNTE; this is encoded by the coding sequence TTGGCCCGCCGTCTCGGTGTCGGCGACGCGGTCGTGATCGGGCTGGGGGCGATGATCGGTGCCGGGATCTTCGCCGCCCTCGCTCCCGCTGCCCGCGCGGCCGGGTCGGGATTGTTGATCGGGCTGGCGGTCGCGGCGGTGGTCGCTTATTGCAATGCGACGTCGTCGGCGCGGCTGGCCGCACGCTACCCGGCGTCCGGCGGCACCTATGTGTATGGGCGGGAACGGCTCGGCGAATTCTGGGGCTACCTGGCGGGGTGGGCGTTCGTGGTCGGCAAGACCGCCTCGTGTGCGGCGATGGCACTCACCGTCGGCCTGTATGCCTGGCCGCAGTATGCGCACGCGGTCGCTGCCGCGACGGTGGTCGCGCTGACCGTGGTGAACTACGCCGGGGTGCAGAAATCGGCGTGGCTGACCCGGCTGATCGTCGCGGTCGTGCTGGCCGTGCTGGCCGCCGTGACCGTGGTCGCGTTCGGGTCGGGCACCGCCGACACCGGCTTCCTCGACCTGGGCTCCGATGTCACGGTGGCGGGGGTGCTGCAGGCGGCGGGGCTGCTGTTCTTCGCCTTCGCCGGGTATGCGCGTATCGCCACCCTCGGTGAGGAGGTCCGCGACCCGGCCCGCACCATCCCGCGCGCCATCCCGATCGCCCTGGTCGTCACGCTCGGCGTGTACGCGGTCGTCGCGGTCGCCGCCCTGCTGGTACTCGGACCGCAGCGCCTCGCTGCCGCGACCGCTCCGCTGTCGGAGGTGGTCGCAGCGGCGGGCGTGGGCCGGCTGGAACCGGTGGTGCGGGCCGGCGCCGCGGTGGCCGCTCTCGGTTCGCTGCTCGCGTTGATCCTCGGCGTGTCCCGCACGACCCTGGCCATGGCCCGCGACCGGCACCTACCGCGGCCGCTGGCGGCCGTGCATCCCCGCTACCGGGTGCCGCATCGCGCCGAGATCGCCGTCGGCGCCGTGGTCGCTGTGGTCGCGGCGACTGCCGATCTGCGGGCGGCGATCGGCTTCTCCTCGTTCGGTGTGCTGCTGTATTACGCCGTCGCCAACGCGGCGGCCTGGACACTCACCCGCGCGGAGAACCGGCCCCCACGGGTGATTCCGGTCCTCGGCCTGCTCGGCTGCCTCACCCTCGCGCTCACCCTGCCGCTGTCGGCCGCGCTCACCGGCGCGGCGGTCGTCGCCGCCGGAGCAGGCGTCTACGGCCTGCGCCGCCTGCTCACCGACAACCCCGCCAACGACACAGCGGAACGGCAATCACCGATGCGGAACACCGAATGA
- a CDS encoding PadR family transcriptional regulator yields the protein MREFQRGAVRLHILHHADEDEVHGAWLTKELAGHGYEISPGTLYPTLHRLEAEGLLMSRQVVVDGRARRVYRATAAGRAALAEDRRALRELAREILGKDAADGRPGRPGPGRGV from the coding sequence GTGCGGGAGTTTCAGCGGGGTGCGGTGCGGCTGCACATCCTGCATCACGCGGACGAGGACGAGGTGCACGGCGCCTGGTTGACCAAGGAGCTGGCCGGCCACGGCTACGAGATCAGTCCGGGCACCCTGTATCCGACGTTGCATCGGCTGGAGGCCGAGGGGTTGCTGATGTCGCGGCAGGTGGTGGTCGATGGCCGGGCGCGGCGGGTGTACCGGGCGACGGCGGCGGGGCGGGCGGCGCTGGCCGAGGACAGGCGCGCGTTGCGGGAGCTGGCGCGCGAGATCCTCGGCAAGGACGCCGCCGACGGTCGGCCGGGCCGTCCAGGACCGGGGCGTGGGGTATGA